ggatctgatggttcacagtatcgaaggcagccgataggtctagaaggatgagagcagaggagagagagttagctttagcggtgcggagcgcctccgtgatacagagaagagcagtctcagttgaatgactagtcttgaaacctgactgatttggatcaagcaggtcattctgagagagatagcgggagagctgaccaaggacggcacgttcaagagttttggagagaaaagaaagaagggatactggtctgtagttgttaacatcggagggatcgagtgtaggttttttcagaaggggtgcaactctcgctctcttgaagacggaagggacgtagccatcAGAGACATGTGACATGTTCCCGAGGCTGGCTAATAGATTGATGGATGATatatttactgactgactgatttattTATATGTGAAGGCTATGTATTTATCTATTCCTTTATCATTTTAtactaaaattaaaataaaaaaacatgcatCTATTATCATATTGTTTGTGTTCATTTACATATTCAGCCATCCATGCATTCATCCATTCAGACTTTCATGCATTAATTTGTTTATAGGCTATATGCAGTTCAAAACAACAGCATAGTGGTCACTCAACCCCTATTTTGGTAAATAGCTGAGTGATAGGGTTCGATAAAAGTCACCACTGTCAGAGAGATATTGATTCAAGTAATGACCATCCAAGAGTTCAAAATTTAAATTGAACTACATTTTGAAGCGAGACAGTGTTTGTTTAGATGTACGTTGTTTCAAACAATGTCATAAAAAAGTACATTTTGGGTTCTGTTGAGGTAAGACATGTGAACGatgctcatgaggcatttaaaaGTTATATATTCTTCAAGAGTCAATAAGCCTGTGTAATTTAAAAGTCTAAATGGAATGTAGCCATCGCAGAAATTGCCCCTTTTGCTAAGCATATCCCAGACGATGAAAAGTAGTATTATTAGGAACTAGGATTTAGGTATTTTTCTAATAAGCCTACGATAACGTCTTCACAACACATTGGTTTATTTATAGGAATATCCTTGCTTGTCTCTCGTAAGGGATAAatagtcaaaatcaaatcaaatcaaatcaaatcaaattttatttgtcacatacacatggttagcagatgttaatgcgagtgtagcgaaatgcttgtgcttctagttccgacaatgcagtgataaccaacaagtaatctaactaacaattccaaaactactgtcttatacacagtgtaaggggataaggaacatgtacataaggatatatgaatgagtgatggtacagagcagcatacagtagatggtatcgagtacagtatatacatatgagatgagtgtgtagacaaagtaaacaaagtggcatagttaaagtggctagtgatacatgtgttacataaggatgcagtcgatgttgtagagtacagtatatacatatgcatatgagatgaataatgtagggtaagtaacattatataaggtagcattgtttaaagtggctagtgatatatttacatcatttcccatcaatttccattattaaaatggctggagttgggtcagtgtcaatgacagtgtgttggcagcagccactcaatgttagtggtggctatttaacagtctgatggccttgagatagaagctgtttttcagtctctcggtcccagctttgatgcacctgtactgacctcgccttctggatgatagcggggtgaacaggcagtggttcgggtggttgatgtccttgatgatctttatggccttcctgtaacaacgggtggtgtaggtgtcctggagggcaggtagtttgcccccggtgatgcgttgtgcagtcctcactaccctctggagagccttacggttgagggcggagcagttgccgtaccaggcggtgatacagcccgccaggatgctctcgattgtgcatctgtagaagtttgtgagtgcttttggtgacaagccgaatttcttcagcctcctgaggttgaataggcgctgctgcgccttcttcacgacgctgtcagtgtgagtggaccaattcagtttgtctgtgatgtgtatgccgaggaacttaaaactagctaccctctccactactgttccatcgatgtggacaggggggtgttccctctgctgtttcctgaagtccacaatcatctccttagttttgttgacgttgagtgtgaggttattttcctgacaccacactccaagggccctcacctcctccctgtaggccgtttcgtcgttgttggtaatcaagcctaccactgttgtgtcgtccgcaaacttgatgattgagttggaggcgtgcgtggccacgcagtcgtgggtgaacagggagtacaggagagggctcagaacgcacccttgtggggcccccgtgttgaggatcagcggggaggagatgttgttgcctaccctcaccacctgggcgcggcccgtcaggaagtccagtacccagttgcacagggtacTGGACAAATGTTAACGTTAGCCTGATTATTCATCATTGAATCATCAGTTGTTACCAAGAGTATAATTAAAATGTATAGACATGAATGGGATTAAAGACAGAAGATCCAAACAGGACGAGATCATATtaaatcatcctctctctctctctctctctctctctctctctctctctctctctctctctctctctctctctctctctctctctctctctctctctctctctctctctctctctctctctctctctctctctctctctctctctctctcagaaacgTTTGAGCTTTCACAAGGCCAGCTGtgagttacattttttaaaactactTAGGACAACGTGCCTCCCATGAAGGAACACTCGAAACACGATGAGTTGGTAGTGAGGCACAAGGAAAGAGAAATCCGGTCTTGCGGTTCACAAGGCAAAAGTTTCCCAAATTCATTCATTTTAACTCTTAATTTAGCGGGACACCCTTTCACTTTTTGTACATCCTATCAATCCTCACTATTTAAATTCATCCACAGATATGGGATCAGAACACAAACCACATTCTCACTGGAGGAAATTTTCAATTTACTGGCAACAGGTGAGTCAACAATATGCTATTATTTGATAATTGCTTCAGGATACAAATAATAAAATATTTTCAGGATTATATTCGACTAACAATTATCATCTGCTACAGATCATCTAACTACATTAAGAATGACACTTCAGACTGTCACTTGGATGAGCGCCTTCCTCTGCCTCGCACAAGTTTGCTCCATGCCCATGCCTTGCCAGCTACAAGGACAGCTGGTGCGAATAACCCACAACCTACTGAGAGACATGGTACATTTATTAAATTACTTTTGTCTTGAGAAGTATTATCCAACAATATTTAACTGAATAGCACAACGTGATTGCGGTGTTTTCTCTAACTTTCAGGGGGGTAATTTTCCTCTGGAGTGCCTGCAGGAGAATGTCTTCGTGGCATTCCCAGCCGCCGCATTTGCAACCTCCGGTGCGCCACAGGTAAGGGCAAGCGTGTACATCCAAGTGTTCTTTACAGCATGAAAGCGAATTTACAGCCGTTAGGATAAGCAAGTAGAAAACTTTAAACTGCCATTTATGTTATTTGAAATTATTGTTGTCCGTTTCAGTTGAGAAGCAGTGGTGCTATGGCTATTTATGAGACATTGAAGAACATCGACACATTGTTTGGAGCTGACGACCTGCCTACTAAGTGGGACCAACAGAAGTTGGAGAATTTCCAGAATATTGTATACCGCCAGATTGAAGAGAGCAAATGTGTGAGTTACTATGCCAACACAGATAGGTTAACTGTTTAATTGTGGTATTGTGgcatttttattattattcatCGGCTGCCTTTTTATTTCTGGCAGATGATGGGCAGTGTGGATACCAGTGATTATCTCATCAGGACAGAAGGACTGAAGACGTACTTTGGGAACATTGCAGCAGTCCTAAAAGAAAAGGTAGACTATCGGTTAAATACAAATAGACACAGTGTTTTGATAATATCTCTACATTGGACAATATTACCCTACATTGTCCTAACAGTTTATTTGTATTTTCACAGAATTTCAGTTACTGCGCCTGGGAAGTGGTTCGAAAAGAGCTCATGTACAGCCTACAGTTCATTCTGGAACACAACTCTGATTGCCTTCTGTGGGCCAACAGAACATGAATTTGAACTTGCAGATCTTTTTTACAGTTGTGTTTGATTGTAATAGCCTACTATTCTACAATCATGTAATGTGCAACGTCAAACAgcaatattatttatttatttatttaacaaggttCTTTTTTTATACATGCCGATTCATTAATTTATTGATTTATCTATTTGAAAATATGTTGCTCTTCGTCAAATGTTCAGTTAATAAACACTTCTATACTTTTAAATATTGTTAATCGGAGTGCTCATTCTGTAGCCAAGTCTGTCGATGTGTGAACATTCATATTAAACATGCTCAGAACATATGGATGGCAATACATGTAGTGCTTTAGCCTACGAATCCATTAAGGAAAGCCCTAAAATCAAGTCAAATGTATCTTCTAAAAATGTGGTTATATTGAAAATCCTTTTTTCAATTAAGTGTGTTTTAGCATTGGACATGGCGGACCTGTTTTGAACGTTGTACTTAGAGTTCCTATACGAATTCAGTTCCTActatagagatcctattaaatgatTCGAAATCCTAATTCTATGGTTCCAACCCACTCTGTGGAATTGCGATCCACTATCAATACCGTAATCTAATATAGTTACTAACAGACTCTGAGCAAAACAAATGGTGTTTTAACTTAAAAGTGATGTAATGATTAACTATTGAATCACCATGACATCTTACAAATAATTTATCTGATTGGTCTAATTAttcaattggggggggggggggtgaattgtGGCGGCTGCTACAATGTTGTACCAGGCTCACGTTACGCTTCCCAGGTGAAAGAGCATTgggtaagacagacagacaaacacggAGGAAGTCTTGGCTAAGTGAAAGTGATGAAGGGATCTGAGACCAGCAGTGAAGCCCAGCCGTATCAGTGGCTCCATAACAGCAACAATTTAGATTGTCTATCAATATCCGAAATAGACATAAGGCCTATGCTTTCCCAgcagttaactgacttgcctagttaaataaatgtcaaaaataaaataaaaaacaagaatggtccaccacccaaaggacattcattCAACTTGGTGTGTGTGCTCGCGCACGTTAGGCTACGTTATGTGAGCTAGCTTCCAGCTAGCTAGTCGCCCATCTCGCCCCGTTGCAATGGACCGTTTTCTGATCAAGAGAAGAGTGTTGATAGACATTGAAAAACCAGACCCAGGCCCTGTCTCCGAGGGGGCCAAAGAAGAATAGGGAGATAAGAAAGATGAGTCGGAGAGAGAAACTCGTGAGCCACGACGTGAGGGAGCACCAGAGCAGTTCGTCGCTGCTAGCTGTGCTCCCTCTGATTTAAACCAGTTAGTTACATGTTAAAGAACCAATGCGCTGTCTTCGGTGTTATCCAGCCAGAAATGTTGAACAGCGGGATCGCTACTTCAATCGTAGATGGTATGAGGATTACAAATGGCTGGAATATTCTATTTCAAAGGACCGTGCTTTCTGCTTTGCATGACGCCACTTTCAACGTCCAGGAAACCATGGTGGAGAGAAGGCGGCATTTACCCACGATGGCTACTAGAACTGGAAGAAAGCGACAAGTTCGTTCAAGACACTCAATGCTAGTGTTAAGCATACATATGCAATGATAGCGTGGAATGAGTGGACTATTCAGAAAGAGTCTGGCTCAACAATATGCAATGATCTAAGTGATGGACATTCGAAAAAAGTCGGAGAGAACGGAGAGTATATGAGAGCAGTTGGAAAGTTCCTGTCCAGGCTTAAACGTTACAAAGACTCCTTCGTGGACGCATGCTGCGTGTAAAAACCTACCCGAGAAACAGAATGGCAAACACTCGACTCAGCAACCTTGACTGCCTGTCCATACACGCAGAAAGAACTCATTTGCAACGAACCACAACAACAGACGCATGTCCTTCTATAAAACAACACTTGATGAGTAACTGATTCATTTAATATAAATATGCCATAGGATATTATTATGTGGTATTAAGTTAGGTAATTTTGTATATTGTGCGCCTGTCGTAGCCTCATCTATTATTGTGACTTTTCAACTGAAAGGCCTTTTATGTATTGACAGAGCGCGCCTGTCGGGTGGTCTGGACCTGGATGGAACAAGAAGACGGATGCATATTTTTTCAATAGAAATGTAGTCACTAAGATTGTGATGATAGCCAGTTCGTTTTACAAGTGTGTGACACAGTTAACAGGCACAGGCTAAATGCATTGCACTTCTCGTTGTGGCAGCACTTTGGATATTATTAATTGAATTTCTGACGTTGTGATAGCCATTTCATCCGAAACATTATTACCAATGTACAGTTGTCTGATTATGCATATGAAATAAATgcactttttgttgttgtcgcATTTTGGATGTATTGTGCTGTTATTGCTGAAAGACTTCAGTGCATGGGCGCAGTCCGGAGCTGAAGTCTGTCACCTTTGCACGTGAAAGGCGTTTTTGTCATTGCCTTGTGGTCACTTGTAGCTATCACTTGGGCTTATAGCTATTTTGTTGAATATTCTTTGGataatttaaatttaaaaaactgcATTTATATCAATGTGCTGTGTGTCATATCTGCTTTTATTGAAAAAACGAGAACTTCCTTATAACTCTGAAGTCATGAAAATCGACTATTTTCTTAGCAGTCCCGGGTATCCGGCAAGCTCCCCTTAAGCCTccggagagaaaaaaaatcctggCGCTGTGCCTGCTTGCAAGAACCCCGCGAGAAAATATTTCGGACTAATTTAGAACGAAACCCACTAAATGTATGTATTATGTGGGTAAACGTCTTAAGTTTGGGATTTATTTCGACTTCGACGATTTTGTTATCAGACTTTTTTATAACGTTTTTTTGTTGCTGTTAAATGCCTAGCTTATAATCGCGAAAAGCCTATATCTCAATATAATAACATACATTGTCGTGGTTAAACTACCATTCAACGCTGAGATTTGGTCGTCCAGAAGAAGGAGCAGGCATGGAATTCCTTTGCCGGCATGTGCTAGAGTCTGGAAAGTTAAAGTCCCCGCCTCCGATAGGTTAATCGGGGAAATTCTCCATACAGCTTTCCCTTTCCCAACTCCACATAAAACTCCTTAACAGAGCCAAAATGTTCAAACTCAACAGGAAAACTAAGAACGAAGCAAACGACTATTTACAATGTACACAAAAGAGAGCTGGACGTGTATTTTTCTTATTATTTGCGGTATGCAGAGCGTGTGTCATTGCTGTGACTGGATCCGACACCACTACGGCCTCTTGAGCGCAGAATACCTTTCCCTGCTGGACCAGATGGTGAGTTATCAGCACACTGTAAGAGGAGACTGAATGCATGTATTAAGGACAGCAAAACAACTAACCAAGCAAAATAGTAATGTATTTTAGCCTTTGTATTAGAAGACTGTAATCTATATGTGTGTAGCCATAGTAAAAGGGCGCTAGAGCGGCTATAATGACAGAGCGATCACGAGAGGATATATACATTAGGCCTATACTGTCCTTGAGGTATAAGCTATACGTGACTTAAAATACTATATTGGTGGTTTtccagggaggagatataacagaGCAGGAGGCCCCTGTATTTTTCCCCGAATCACTTTACAGACGCATTGAGCTTGCCGAGATAAAAACTAGAATTTTGACTTTTCATGTTCTGATATGATTTAGTATAGCGGTCTTGACCCAACGTTACATTGATGCATTATTGAACCCTATACTGTTTCTCGTCTTCTTTTTATAACTGCATGTGTAGTATGAGGACAAAGACAGATTCCGGAACGAGACCATCTATCAAATCACAAAACTGTTTGATGGGAATATGAAGGCTGTCACCTGGGACAAGAAAAAGCTGGACGATTTCCTCAACATTCTCGAATGCCAATTTGAGAACCTTAAATCGTGTAAGTAACGGTTCTATTTAAAGTATAATTAATCCCTGTTTCggtcagggctctccaaccctgttcacgGAGAGCTACCCTcgtgtaggttttcgctccaaccccagttgtaactaacctgattcagtttatcaaccagctaattaatCGGCTGTGCTAGATGAGGATTGTAGTGAAGACCTAAATGACCGTatctcttcaggaacagggttggaggggcCTGTTTTAGGTGTAGACTATTAACTGTACAAGTGAGAATCTGTGGGCTGTTATGTTCAGTGGGAGGCtaatgttttcattttgtccAACAGGTATCACCTGCCAAGAAACCTGCGAGGAGACTGAAACGCTACTTCAAGAAGTTGAATAGGAAGGTTCTGAGAAAAATGGTGAGTTTGTTTTCAGATGGCAACGTGTTTAATACATCTGATCAAATGAATATAAACTAGGCTAAGCAGGAGCAGTTTTGGTGCACTTTTTCGGTTCTGGGGACATATGTATCAAGCGTCGAAGAGAAGTGCTGA
The sequence above is a segment of the Oncorhynchus gorbuscha isolate QuinsamMale2020 ecotype Even-year linkage group LG16, OgorEven_v1.0, whole genome shotgun sequence genome. Coding sequences within it:
- the LOC123999659 gene encoding interferon a3-like → MYTKESWTCIFLIICGMQSVCHCCDWIRHHYGLLSAEYLSLLDQMGGDITEQEAPVFFPESLYRRIELAEIKTRILTFHYEDKDRFRNETIYQITKLFDGNMKAVTWDKKKLDDFLNILECQFENLKSCVSPAKKPARRLKRYFKKLNRKVLRKMNYSAQAWELIGKETKHHLQRLDIF
- the LOC123999744 gene encoding uncharacterized protein LOC123999744, producing the protein MTLQTVTWMSAFLCLAQVCSMPMPCQLQGQLVRITHNLLRDMGGNFPLECLQENVFVAFPATAFATSGAPQLSSSGAKAIYETLKNIDTLFGADDLPTKWDQQKLENFQNIVYRQIEESKCMTGSVDTSDYLIRTEGLKTYFGNIAAVLKEKNFSYCAWEVVRKELLYSLQFILEHNSDSLLYGIRTQTTFSLEEIFNLLATDHLTTLRMTLQTVTWMSAFLCLAQVCSMPMPCQLQGQLVRITHNLLRDMGGNFPLECLQENVFVAFPAAAFATSGAPQLRSSGAMAIYETLKNIDTLFGADDLPTKWDQQKLENFQNIVYRQIEESKCMMGSVDTSDYLIRTEGLKTYFGNIAAVLKEKNFSYCAWEVVRKELMYSLQFILEHNSDCLLWANRT